The Cryptomeria japonica chromosome 6, Sugi_1.0, whole genome shotgun sequence genomic interval TTCTGCGTCTTATACTTTACAGTCTGCCTGTGAATTCTGTCCTCCTCTTCCTTTGTCTGCAAGAGCATCGCATTCTCCTCGATCATGTCGAGCGAGGGCTCCCAGTACCTTCTCCGCCTCCACGCTTTCCTCTTCCGGCTCTGCGTTTCCGCGGAAGGCGGAAGTCGCGGGTTCGACTCCGGCTGGCGCTTCGCCGTTGGAAGAACCGCTCCCTTTGTTGGAAAAAGCCTGGGCAGGGGGAAAAGCATGTAAGTGTCCCCGCCTTCGAGCTCTGCGTCAGGATCGAGACTCGAACCCGAGATGTGACGGAGAAAATGGTGAGGATAGAGGCGGAGAAGGTCGGGCACTGTGATGGGGAAATGGAAATGGCGGATCTGACCGTTGGGCTCCACCACGCGCACCTTCTGGCGGCCGCAGTACAGGGTTCTGCTCAGCCCCATCGCCCCTGTTTTTTAAGCTTTTCTCTTCGTTTTACTTGGCTGCCTATTTATGTCTCTCTGTTTTGCGTGGTGTTTGGGCAGAAAATATTATTTCTGGGGAGTCTCGCGGAGGTCACATGGCCAGCTGCTGCAGTGGAGGCAGTGACAGTTGCTATTACAGGTTGGCAAATCATGGGCTATGAATGCCATGAATTGATCTGTTTCTATTTTGCTTTGCGTGGAAGCAAATGTAGGGTTTTTTGAAGCCACCTAAGACGACAACTTGTTTTCTCACTATGACTGTGATTATTGTATTTAAACATAATTATTTATTCCCACTACTGTGTTTAGGGTTCCCATGTCTCTTCTCATTAATTGTGGGGCTTGCTCGTAATCAAGTCTACTCAACTATTCAACCACCTTAGAGACAAGTCCTAAAAGGCCCCCACAACAACACCATTTCCCAAATTTCATAGGTCAAAGATCAATCATAGAGTTATAGGTGATTAACAGGTGGTCATATAGTACACTACCACACTAGAAGGGATGGAACCATATGTGATCATGTCCGATCACATAAGTTAGAGAAGAGATGTGGATTGTGGGTTCATGATATCAACTTATTACTTAATATAGATTGAAGTAGAGCTAAAGAAAATGCCATGAATCTTTGAAAACAATTAAGTTTGTCTAATCTTCTATTTTGTTGTGTTCGATAAGTAAAACTTTTTACTATGCTTTACTTTTTACTATGCTTTATATCATAATTTTATTCTAGATGAAACTCCAAAGATAAATAATGTCATCTTGTTTCTTatatttacattttggtgaactagaTTGTGAAGCACATTTCCCTTCTATGCTTTTCATTTAAAAAACTGCATTTGTATTCCTTGATGTTGTATGTCATAACATATATCTTGATCCGTCGTCTCTCCGAAGTGTTGTCCTCATCTCAACCTTTTCCTCATCATGGATAATACCAACACACCTAGATATCACTAAAAACCTTAGTCAATCACCATTCCACAATGATGACAAATTGTTTGACCATGATATTCATTATAATATCACTAGAAaacttcaacttcttgaagatgaTTAAATTCCTCCAATGTGCCTTCTTTTAGGTCTCATACTTTTCTTGGATGTCTTATAAGTTACAAGAACAGTTTAACATTGTGCTTCAAAGACTTTTAAGCTCTAATTGGTTTACTCATCCAATATACATCCATTAAATCTAATCGAGGAAAACATGAAAACTATAATGAGAATGCATTTGGTAATTTTCATAGAGTTATGGATATCATACTCAACTTCTCATAACTTTAAAACATAAGGTGTAAAATTTTATCAATACTAGTATGAATTGTATGAAGCATGTTAATAATGGGGACAATTGTTTAGTTGCTTCCCTAATCAAAATTTGAATATTTAAGCTAGTCTATTTACAA includes:
- the LOC131060710 gene encoding uncharacterized protein LOC131060710, with translation MGLSRTLYCGRQKVRVVEPNGQIRHFHFPITVPDLLRLYPHHFLRHISGSSLDPDAELEGGDTYMLFPLPRLFPTKGAVLPTAKRQPESNPRLPPSAETQSRKRKAWRRRRYWEPSLDMIEENAMLLQTKEEEDRIHRQTVKYKTQNCAFKKEPWFMRTRLNVSAGFILSPIF